CTCGATGAGCCAGCAGCTCAACCACCTCCTATCGAGGATTTGATTTAGTAATATGTagtttaatcatttattttaaaaatatattgcattgtatttttctttttctagtttatataatgttatgttttttaatattaaataaaatgttgtgttttaatgttaaattgtttaagttaaaaaaaaaaaagaaaaaaaatatattttgggagggttgaaaaTTTATCGGCCGCCAGTAAAAAGGGTAGAGAGGGTTGGTTGAGAGGGTTTAGAGGTTAAATTGAGTTGGAGTGATTTTATTGGTGGAATTTGAGAGGGTTCATAAATTTGCTCCCTTCCACTCCGTCCCCCCTTACGAAACAAACTTGTTTCTCTGAACCTTTTAAGCATATCACACTCTGAACCTTTTAAGCATACCACACTCTGAAGTTGCGACTGCCCAATGGGTGTCGTCCTCTAAATCTGAAGAACAGAGTGCAGGTTGTGGGGCCAAGTTTTTACCACTAACCCACCACCCTTGTGGTTAGAAAGACCATCTTTTTTACCCTTAAAATCTTTGAATATTTCAATGGGCCAAAATAATTTACAGTTTCCAAACAGAAACTTAACTAGAAAAACTTGGTGATGGAAGAGAAGGTCAGAGGTTGAGTTATAACATACCGTACTGGAAGGAGCAATACATACCGTACAGTTGAGTGTGAACATtactatatatttgttattttctgTTATAACAATTTCTGACAAGAACTAACTTTCAGATATATAAACGACTACTaaatagaaggaaaaaaaaagaagctatcTGACAAACATTTTCACAAAGAAAAACTTAAGGGACAAAATCTGCCTATTGCCGAATATCACGTACGAGATAAATTATGGTGCATTAAAGGATAAATTTAGACCTGctgtcatactcaaaattaAAGAACTGTGATAACAATTATTTGCAAAAGCAAGGTAGCAGCTGAGTGTCGCTGAAGTCAAAAGGCCAACCAAGAAACCAGGCAATGTAAGGAAAGTTCaacaaaaaagagaaaagaaagaaagctgAAAAACTAATCTTCGTGGAGAACAATTTTGACTTTGGGGTAGGCTTGCTGGAGCttcgaaaacttgtttgatTCTTCTAAATGAGCTTCAAAAAACACATCCATCTTCTTTAGCAAGGGGAAACAAGTAAGTATTGCCGTTATCACACGTAATTCATTCTCCGTGTCTTGTAAATTTTTGAACACCACTTTCTGAAGTTGTAGCTGCCCAGCTATCGAGGGGTGTACCCCTGAAGACGGAAGTGCACCTGATGAGAAGTCTTCCATTCGCTCAACCTAAAAGATTAAACAATATTCAGATGCAAAACTTTGAGACATGTGCTTTCCACTAATCTCACTCTATGAAATGACACTAAAATCTCATAATTGTGAATAAAACTACTCTTATGCGTTTCCACTACGTGTTCTTCAAAGGAATACATACTTCGATCATATGAAGAACATGGTACAAACAGTGGGACCAGATTAACTGTAGTTTGTTAGAGAATTGTTTAACCCTTGCCACGATATATGATAAATGAGCATGAAAATTTACAATTCAACATCACCTTGCACATCGAAGAATCTAGAGTAAGCTCCCGAAGTTTTGGAAAAAGCCCCAAAAGTTGAAGGATACTTAAACCTTCAAGACTATTACCGGTAATTTCCAGAATCTCAAGTAATGGACTTTGTTTGAGAAATTCCCCACATTTGTCACCAGCATCTCTTACCAGAAACAATTTTAAGCTCAATAGGTTTGGAAAACCATAAGAACCAGACACCAGAGGAAAACAACAATCTTCAAGCCTCAAATGCTTAAGCTTTTGACAAGAGAAAAGATGGGTAGGCAAAATAAGTACTTCAGCAGATGCATTTCGAAGAGCGAACTCCTCAATTCCTTTTTGAGACAAGAACATAACCCAATTACCAATATCCTCAAAATAATCTTCGTCTTCTATATTGATGGAAAACTTGGTTATTGCATGTTTGTGCAGAAGAAGAATCCTACTTATAATAATCCTCCCATGATAACTTTCCGCTAAATTCTCAAAGAAATCTTCGTCAAATACGAGTTGGCTGAGCATGGTTGTCCATTTAAACCTCCAGTTTTTCGACAGCATACTAGTCCCCACTGCATTTTGGATAGGCAAATGATCGAGAATATTAGTTATCACATTATCTGGCAAGGTGCTGATCACATCTTCTGATATAAACTTGGATGCTTTACTTTTATCATGCACTCTCCTGCCGGCTGGTCCGCCGATTGGTCCTCTACGACACCCACCGCGAACGCTACAACATCTGATGCAAACTTGGATGATATTTTAGTAATATGCATTTAATATTCTAGACAATTTATCATACCAACCTACATGGTggttatacaaaaaaaaaacatagaaattaCACCActttgctaaaaaaaaaaagagtacatTACACAGAGAAA
The sequence above is drawn from the Erigeron canadensis isolate Cc75 chromosome 4, C_canadensis_v1, whole genome shotgun sequence genome and encodes:
- the LOC122598066 gene encoding F-box/FBD/LRR-repeat protein At1g13570-like isoform X2 — translated: MRRCCSVRGGCRRGPIGGPAGRRVHDKMGTSMLSKNWRFKWTTMLSQLVFDEDFFENLAESYHGRIIISRILLLHKHAITKFSINIEDEDYFEDIGNWVMFLSQKGIEEFALRNASAEVLILPTHLFSCQKLKHLRLEDCCFPLVSGSYGFPNLLSLKLFLVRDAGDKCGEFLKQSPLLEILEITGNSLEGLSILQLLGLFPKLRELTLDSSMCKVERMEDFSSGALPSSGVHPSIAGQLQLQKVVFKNLQDTENELRVITAILTCFPLLKKMDVFFEAHLEESNKFSKLQQAYPKVKIVLHED
- the LOC122598066 gene encoding F-box/FBD/LRR-repeat protein At1g13570-like isoform X1; this encodes MRRCCSVRGGCRRGPIGGPAGRRVHDKSKASKFISEDVISTLPDNVITNILDHLPIQNAVGTSMLSKNWRFKWTTMLSQLVFDEDFFENLAESYHGRIIISRILLLHKHAITKFSINIEDEDYFEDIGNWVMFLSQKGIEEFALRNASAEVLILPTHLFSCQKLKHLRLEDCCFPLVSGSYGFPNLLSLKLFLVRDAGDKCGEFLKQSPLLEILEITGNSLEGLSILQLLGLFPKLRELTLDSSMCKVERMEDFSSGALPSSGVHPSIAGQLQLQKVVFKNLQDTENELRVITAILTCFPLLKKMDVFFEAHLEESNKFSKLQQAYPKVKIVLHED